One window of Methanobacterium alkalithermotolerans genomic DNA carries:
- a CDS encoding nuclease-related domain-containing protein, which produces MPYLICEDCDMSYEVDSGEDPSLYICSQCDGPLIYAEKLGEYGPGPEASEITKIGSSTFTEKMVSRYNFIMYIAAAIFFLSALALYFGYYFAILPLVAFSGIIVSISSRRRSWKKGDKGEKIVAWCLDELPSCIIFNDVNLPSGRGNIDHVIVSPNGLFVLETKNYKGRFAVKGDEWFYKKDKRLIKSKSNPGKQIKRNALSLKKFLNHYMDMDKVWINSLVVMVNGRVDIIDPTPHYNIIRPSQIERAVKIGRSKLDLDTIYSLSCLLQDYSSEMVYRAGYWPEEWTQ; this is translated from the coding sequence ATGCCGTACCTTATTTGTGAAGATTGTGATATGAGTTATGAGGTGGATAGTGGTGAGGATCCCTCCTTATATATCTGCAGCCAGTGTGATGGCCCTTTAATTTATGCTGAAAAATTAGGCGAATATGGCCCTGGCCCAGAAGCTTCTGAAATTACTAAAATCGGCAGCTCCACCTTCACCGAGAAGATGGTTTCTCGATATAATTTCATAATGTACATTGCAGCTGCAATATTCTTCCTTAGTGCTCTGGCCCTTTATTTTGGTTACTACTTTGCTATTTTACCCCTGGTGGCCTTTTCTGGTATAATAGTATCTATTTCCTCCCGCCGCAGGAGCTGGAAAAAGGGAGACAAAGGAGAAAAGATAGTGGCCTGGTGCCTGGATGAACTTCCCAGTTGCATTATTTTTAATGATGTTAATCTCCCCTCGGGCCGGGGCAACATCGACCATGTAATAGTTTCCCCTAACGGCCTTTTTGTCCTGGAAACTAAAAATTATAAAGGCCGCTTCGCAGTTAAAGGCGATGAATGGTTCTATAAAAAAGACAAACGCCTTATAAAATCAAAATCCAACCCTGGAAAACAGATTAAACGCAACGCACTCTCTTTAAAAAAATTTTTAAACCATTACATGGACATGGATAAGGTCTGGATTAATTCCCTAGTGGTCATGGTAAATGGCCGTGTGGATATAATAGATCCAACCCCACATTATAATATAATCCGGCCATCCCAGATAGAAAGGGCTGTTAAAATTGGTAGAAGTAAGTTAGATCTGGATACTATTTATTCATTATCCTGTCTATTGCAGGATTATTCTAGTGAAATGGTCTATCGGGCCGGTTATTGGCCAGAAGAATGGACCCAGTAA
- the csa3 gene encoding CRISPR-associated CARF protein Csa3, whose amino-acid sequence MIFIETTLISTIYSLEPVMYCITQFSPKKLVLLREDNPPEEKNNVEQMLKDTFGKFIEIVYQETSLYNVVQVAQDTAEAIDEEKAAGKKVVVNVSGGRKTQALGALFGCYARHHEVERIVYVTQEDHELIDLPILNFGISKTKKQLLETLMEGETSVKDLALKMGISRGMTYNHIRELREMGFIDQEKLEITSAGKLAVI is encoded by the coding sequence GTGATATTTATCGAAACAACTTTGATTTCCACTATTTATTCCCTTGAGCCGGTCATGTATTGCATCACCCAGTTTTCCCCTAAGAAACTGGTTCTTTTAAGAGAAGATAATCCTCCTGAAGAGAAAAATAATGTGGAGCAGATGTTAAAGGATACTTTTGGAAAATTCATTGAAATAGTATACCAGGAAACCAGTTTATATAATGTGGTCCAGGTTGCCCAGGACACCGCCGAGGCAATAGATGAAGAAAAAGCAGCCGGTAAAAAGGTAGTGGTGAATGTAAGTGGGGGTAGAAAAACACAGGCCCTGGGAGCACTTTTTGGCTGCTATGCCCGGCACCACGAAGTAGAAAGAATAGTATACGTCACCCAGGAAGACCATGAACTAATTGACCTACCCATACTCAACTTCGGCATATCCAAAACCAAAAAACAACTCCTGGAAACCTTAATGGAAGGAGAAACCTCGGTAAAAGATCTGGCCCTAAAGATGGGTATCAGCCGGGGTATGACCTATAACCACATCCGGGAACTACGGGAGATGGGTTTTATTGATCAGGAAAAACTGGAGATAACCTCTGCCGGGAAACTGGCGGTTATTTAA
- a CDS encoding endonuclease NucS domain-containing protein — MDEHEKQDLFNEGLDLLGQNKYEESLDLFENILKKDPSYERAIINKCFILAELKSIPDSLNYLNDQIKRYSEYYNLFFLKASLLNELERYSESIHYYDLAVEKGIEEDFVYYGQAYNYLALEDNKNAVFYFEKHLENNPEDAESWSKLGYCLPFLGEFDKAMECNDRAIELDPNSYLAYFSKAAILRAKKEYEMAIDCFKKAHELDPDEADTLLNIKRCLVALGRYEEAKEYEKIIKNFPSSAIYLESQLEEKIYNDPSILKKYGYDVEHIEQQYTIKDQEGKTRFIDLIFKDRKTNESIVIELKNVKATLKTYNQIDNYLKSLKENYQLICKGIVIARGYEPNFINLINERDDIEFIYLEELGYE; from the coding sequence ATGGATGAACATGAAAAGCAGGATCTATTTAATGAGGGCCTTGATCTTTTAGGCCAGAATAAATATGAAGAAAGCTTAGATTTGTTTGAAAATATCCTAAAAAAGGATCCTTCATACGAAAGGGCCATTATTAATAAATGTTTTATTCTAGCAGAACTTAAATCAATTCCAGACTCTTTGAATTATTTAAATGATCAAATAAAAAGATATAGTGAATATTACAATCTATTTTTCCTTAAAGCAAGTCTTTTAAACGAATTAGAACGTTATTCAGAGTCTATTCATTATTATGATTTAGCTGTTGAAAAAGGTATTGAAGAAGATTTTGTTTATTATGGACAAGCTTACAATTATCTTGCATTAGAGGATAATAAAAATGCTGTCTTTTATTTTGAAAAACACTTAGAAAATAATCCTGAAGATGCAGAATCCTGGTCTAAATTAGGCTATTGTCTTCCATTCCTAGGAGAGTTTGATAAGGCCATGGAATGCAATGATAGAGCTATCGAACTTGACCCCAACTCGTATCTAGCCTATTTTAGTAAAGCGGCTATATTAAGAGCCAAGAAAGAATATGAAATGGCCATTGATTGCTTTAAAAAAGCTCATGAATTAGATCCTGACGAAGCAGATACGTTGCTTAATATAAAACGTTGCTTAGTCGCATTAGGAAGGTATGAAGAAGCAAAGGAATATGAAAAAATTATAAAAAATTTCCCATCATCAGCAATTTATCTGGAATCACAGTTAGAAGAGAAAATATATAATGATCCCTCTATCTTAAAAAAATACGGATATGATGTTGAACATATTGAGCAACAATATACTATAAAAGATCAAGAAGGTAAAACACGATTCATAGATCTAATATTTAAAGATAGAAAAACAAATGAATCAATTGTTATAGAGCTTAAAAATGTTAAAGCAACATTAAAAACGTATAATCAAATTGATAATTACTTAAAATCACTAAAAGAGAATTATCAACTGATATGTAAAGGCATAGTAATTGCAAGAGGATATGAACCAAATTTCATCAATTTAATAAATGAAAGAGACGATATTGAGTTCATATACTTAGAAGAATTAGGATATGAATAA
- a CDS encoding tetratricopeptide repeat protein gives MGNVHFLGGLKIDLFKKYNKKKRIKKADKFFNQGKYQKALEIYDEILKDDSNDSSAWFGKGVSLSNLEEYKEGLKAFEKVLELDPKYPDAEYYKAISLSYLGEYNLALEAYDKALKLEPENMEVWFNKGYTAVDAEEYQEALEAYDKFLELEPDNSDGWFEKGYTLNELERYDDALKAYDKGMELYSEEPKSWFNRANPLRNLGKLEEAIKSYDKTLELEPDYTNGWYMRGMVLGQIGKTQEALESYNKALELEPLKADAWYGKSEIFQKLNNDQEALKCLNKALELKPDCEVAKKAKEKILNQL, from the coding sequence ATAGGAAATGTCCATTTTTTAGGAGGCCTGAAAATAGACTTATTTAAAAAATATAATAAAAAAAAGCGTATTAAAAAAGCTGATAAATTTTTTAATCAAGGTAAATATCAAAAAGCACTGGAAATATATGATGAAATTTTAAAAGATGATTCAAATGATTCCTCAGCCTGGTTTGGTAAGGGAGTTTCTTTATCAAATCTTGAGGAATATAAGGAAGGATTAAAAGCGTTTGAAAAAGTTCTAGAATTAGATCCCAAATATCCTGATGCAGAATACTATAAAGCTATATCTTTATCCTATCTTGGAGAGTATAATTTAGCATTAGAAGCTTATGACAAAGCTTTAAAACTGGAACCAGAAAATATGGAAGTATGGTTTAACAAAGGCTATACTGCAGTAGATGCAGAAGAATATCAGGAAGCATTAGAAGCTTATGATAAGTTTTTAGAATTAGAACCAGACAATTCTGATGGATGGTTTGAAAAAGGATATACATTAAACGAATTAGAAAGATATGATGATGCACTAAAAGCATATGACAAAGGTATGGAATTATACTCAGAAGAACCTAAATCCTGGTTTAATCGAGCTAATCCACTTAGAAACCTTGGGAAACTAGAAGAAGCAATAAAATCCTATGACAAAACCTTAGAATTAGAACCTGATTACACCAATGGATGGTACATGAGAGGAATGGTCCTAGGACAAATCGGAAAAACTCAAGAAGCATTAGAATCTTATAATAAAGCCCTGGAATTAGAGCCCCTTAAAGCAGATGCATGGTATGGTAAATCTGAAATTTTCCAAAAACTAAATAACGATCAAGAAGCATTAAAATGTCTAAATAAAGCATTAGAATTAAAACCAGACTGTGAAGTTGCTAAAAAAGCTAAAGAGAAAATTTTAAACCAACTATAA